The Niastella koreensis GR20-10 genome includes a window with the following:
- a CDS encoding alpha-L-arabinofuranosidase C-terminal domain-containing protein, which yields MKKTLFTVLIVLPTWLAAQNATIKIDIERSIGDIDPRIYGVFMEPIHFSGKRFGLPDSVQFNTLYGTLYDPSSPLADENGFKKNYLEAMRELKITNMRWPGGNFLMGYNWQDGIGPKDQRPARINLAWGGTDNNHVGTDEWMALNKAIGSENVVCVNLGLGDIKDAVYWLEYCNYPGGTYYSDLRAKNGHAAPYHVALWDLGNEVDGYPWELGYKTAEDYVKTGREAAKAMKSVDSSIKLVASGSSYYEPTGIWIDWNRKVLEGLGDKIDYLSIHRYWERSDDYYAYMGQSAMDFEEKIKVPAAQIETARVKNGFKKPIYLSADEWGLMARNTLSVLPVAQCFNSFLRHADVVKMADFTMLTSLLGSDTKKGTFKTPLFYIFKAYSNNCRGISIDTHVSCDTFNTQKFSGIPYLDVTTTYAKETNTVFINVVNRHKDKAVTVDIVTTSGNFSGKAEASFIAGASLNEVYEFDKQDQYVPVKKMVDVKGKQLTYTFPPHSFTQIKTGITLK from the coding sequence ATGAAAAAAACACTTTTCACTGTATTGATTGTTTTGCCAACCTGGTTGGCTGCACAAAACGCCACAATAAAAATTGATATAGAAAGAAGCATTGGCGACATCGATCCCAGGATCTACGGGGTGTTTATGGAACCTATTCATTTCAGCGGCAAAAGGTTTGGTCTGCCCGATTCTGTACAATTCAATACGTTGTATGGAACTTTATACGATCCGTCTTCGCCGCTGGCAGATGAGAACGGCTTTAAGAAAAATTACCTGGAAGCGATGAGGGAATTAAAGATCACCAATATGCGCTGGCCGGGTGGAAATTTTTTAATGGGCTATAACTGGCAGGACGGGATTGGCCCCAAAGACCAGCGTCCGGCCCGCATTAACCTGGCATGGGGCGGAACAGATAACAATCATGTGGGTACGGATGAATGGATGGCATTGAACAAGGCAATAGGAAGTGAAAATGTGGTATGTGTTAACCTGGGACTCGGCGATATCAAAGATGCTGTTTACTGGCTGGAATACTGCAACTATCCGGGGGGCACTTATTATTCGGACCTCCGTGCCAAAAACGGACATGCAGCACCATACCACGTTGCCTTGTGGGACCTTGGTAATGAAGTAGACGGTTATCCGTGGGAACTGGGTTACAAAACGGCTGAGGATTATGTAAAGACCGGAAGGGAAGCCGCTAAAGCCATGAAGTCGGTCGACAGCAGCATCAAACTCGTTGCATCCGGTTCTTCTTATTACGAACCAACAGGAATATGGATAGACTGGAACCGCAAAGTGCTGGAGGGGCTGGGCGATAAGATCGATTATTTATCCATCCACCGGTATTGGGAAAGGTCCGATGATTATTATGCCTACATGGGGCAGAGTGCGATGGATTTTGAAGAAAAGATAAAAGTGCCGGCAGCGCAAATTGAAACAGCACGGGTAAAGAACGGTTTCAAAAAGCCAATCTATCTTTCGGCAGACGAGTGGGGGCTTATGGCCCGCAATACCTTATCGGTACTTCCGGTTGCACAATGTTTTAATTCATTCCTGCGCCATGCCGATGTGGTGAAGATGGCGGATTTTACCATGCTTACCTCGCTGCTGGGCAGTGACACAAAGAAAGGAACGTTTAAAACGCCCTTGTTTTATATTTTCAAAGCATACTCCAACAACTGCCGGGGCATTTCCATAGATACCCATGTTTCCTGCGACACATTCAACACGCAAAAGTTCAGCGGCATTCCTTACCTGGATGTTACCACTACCTACGCGAAAGAGACAAACACCGTTTTTATCAATGTGGTGAACCGCCACAAAGACAAAGCGGTCACGGTTGATATTGTAACCACTTCAGGAAACTTTTCCGGCAAAGCGGAAGCCAGTTTTATTGCAGGTGCTTCCCTGAACGAAGTATATGAATTCGACAAACAGGATCAATATGTGCCCGTTAAAAAAATGGTAGACGTAAAGGGAAAACAGCTTACCTATACGTTTCCGCCCCATTCCTTTACGCAGATCAAAACAGGTATTACCCTAAAATAA
- a CDS encoding sialate O-acetylesterase, protein MKIKRGLIAGLALLLMNNKTFSQDKNFYIFLCFGQSNMEGNAKFEPQDTTVDKRFQVLEAVDCANLGRTKGHWYTAAPPLSRCKTGLTPGDYFGRTLIANLPEKVRVGVINVSVGGCKIELFDKDNYQSYVATAPNWMTGMINEYDGNPYGRLVELAKTAQKDGVIKGILLHQGESNTNDTLWPQKVKKVYENLLKDLDLKAGSVPLLAGEVVHADQGGVCASMNNIIDKLPLTIPSAHVISSSGCADAADNLHFTAEGYRELGRRYAVKMLSLLGTE, encoded by the coding sequence ATGAAAATAAAGCGTGGGCTGATCGCAGGATTGGCATTGCTCTTAATGAATAATAAAACTTTTTCGCAGGATAAAAACTTTTACATCTTCCTGTGCTTTGGCCAGTCTAATATGGAAGGCAACGCAAAATTTGAACCGCAGGATACCACCGTCGATAAACGCTTTCAGGTATTGGAAGCCGTTGATTGCGCCAACCTGGGCCGGACAAAAGGACATTGGTATACCGCCGCACCGCCATTAAGCCGGTGCAAAACGGGGTTAACGCCGGGCGATTATTTTGGAAGAACGCTGATCGCCAACCTGCCTGAAAAGGTGAGGGTAGGCGTGATCAACGTATCGGTAGGCGGCTGCAAAATAGAATTGTTCGATAAAGATAATTATCAGTCGTATGTGGCAACGGCGCCAAACTGGATGACCGGAATGATCAATGAATACGATGGCAATCCTTACGGCCGGTTGGTTGAACTGGCAAAAACGGCGCAGAAAGACGGAGTTATCAAAGGCATTTTGTTGCACCAGGGTGAATCGAATACGAATGATACGTTATGGCCGCAAAAAGTAAAAAAGGTATATGAGAACCTGCTTAAAGACCTCGATCTTAAAGCCGGGTCAGTACCGCTGCTGGCCGGCGAGGTAGTGCATGCCGACCAGGGCGGAGTTTGCGCCAGTATGAACAACATCATTGACAAACTGCCGCTCACCATTCCCAGCGCCCATGTTATTTCATCCAGTGGTTGCGCCGATGCCGCCGATAACCTGCACTTCACGGCCGAAGGGTACCGGGAACTGGGCAGGCGCTATGCAGTAAAAATGCTTTCATTGCTGGGTACGGAATGA
- the xyl3A gene encoding xylan 1,4-beta-xylosidase — translation MRITFLLTAVAGLIFSTSSFAQKLPYQNPDLSSEERAKDLITRLTLEEKASLMFDQSPAIPRLGIKKFNWWSEALHGLANNDKVTVFPEPVGMAASFDDTLVYKIFDATSDEVRAKYHDAIRNGKENRRFLSLSVWTPNINIFRDPRWGRGQETYGEDPYLTSRMGVAVVKGLQGPADARYRKLLACAKHFAVHSGPEWSRHTLNLYQVRPRDLYETYLPAFKSLVMEADVRQVMCAYQRLDDEPCCGNNRLLQTILRDNWGFKHVVVSDCGAITDFFTSHKVSSDAVHASAKGALAGTDVECVWEGYAFKNLPEAVSRGLITEKEIDKHLLRVLAGRFDLGEMDDDAVVPWAAIPMSVVNNEAHRKLALDMAQESMTLLQNRNNILPLKRNAKKIAVIGPNADNDPVLWGNYNGRPVRTINIVSGIRAKMPPDGVLYDKACDLVENKVTQSYFSQCSFNGKKGFKATYWNNREMKGDPVITEQIANPLKLTTAGQHEFASGVQLENFSALYETEFVAAGTEEIVFKCGATGSMQLYVNGEMVRRTNNWRTLLSRVPFKVESGKKYKIEVRFAQLNNWQANIEFDFGKEVDIDFSGLISKLKGIDEVVFVGGLSTLLEGEEMPVSYPGFKGGDRTDIQLPEVQRNCLKALKAAGKKVIFVNCSGSAIGFVPETESCDAILQAWYGGESGGQAVADVLFGDYNPSGKLPVTFYKDTTQLAGFEDYSLKGRTYRFMSDPLFPFGFGLSYTTFSIGTAQLSKTNISNSESIELSIPVTNTGKRNGTEIVQVYVRKTGDSDGPLKTMRGFKRIAIPAGKTTTAVINLPPAAFEFYDEKFGKMTVAAGEYELLYGNSSAEKDLKTVKISIK, via the coding sequence ATGCGAATAACTTTCCTTTTGACTGCAGTAGCGGGATTAATTTTTTCTACATCCAGCTTTGCACAAAAACTGCCTTATCAGAACCCGGATCTGTCTTCAGAAGAAAGGGCCAAAGATCTGATAACCCGGTTGACCCTGGAAGAAAAAGCCTCCCTGATGTTCGATCAGTCCCCGGCAATACCCCGGCTGGGCATCAAAAAATTCAATTGGTGGAGCGAGGCCTTACATGGCCTGGCCAATAACGATAAGGTGACGGTTTTCCCGGAACCCGTTGGCATGGCGGCCTCCTTCGACGATACGCTGGTATATAAGATCTTTGATGCCACGTCCGATGAAGTGCGGGCCAAATACCATGATGCCATCAGGAATGGGAAAGAAAACCGGCGCTTTTTGAGTTTGTCGGTTTGGACGCCCAATATCAACATCTTCCGCGATCCCCGCTGGGGCCGTGGCCAGGAAACCTATGGCGAAGATCCTTACCTCACTTCGCGTATGGGCGTTGCAGTAGTGAAAGGCTTGCAGGGGCCTGCCGATGCCAGATACCGGAAATTACTGGCCTGCGCCAAGCACTTTGCCGTACACTCAGGTCCTGAATGGAGCAGGCACACATTAAACCTGTACCAGGTAAGGCCCCGCGACCTGTACGAAACTTACCTGCCTGCATTCAAATCACTGGTAATGGAGGCCGATGTGCGCCAGGTAATGTGCGCTTACCAGCGGCTGGATGACGAGCCTTGTTGCGGCAACAACCGGTTGTTGCAAACCATCCTGCGCGACAATTGGGGGTTTAAACACGTGGTGGTTTCAGACTGTGGCGCCATCACTGATTTTTTTACCAGTCATAAAGTTTCGTCCGATGCCGTGCATGCTTCTGCCAAAGGCGCGTTGGCGGGCACCGATGTGGAATGTGTGTGGGAAGGCTATGCATTTAAAAACCTGCCCGAAGCTGTGTCGAGAGGATTGATCACCGAAAAAGAAATTGACAAACACCTGCTGCGCGTATTGGCAGGGCGTTTCGATCTGGGCGAAATGGATGACGATGCGGTAGTGCCCTGGGCTGCCATTCCCATGTCGGTAGTCAACAACGAAGCGCATAGAAAACTGGCCCTGGATATGGCGCAGGAATCGATGACCCTGCTGCAGAACAGGAACAATATCCTTCCTTTAAAAAGAAATGCAAAAAAGATAGCTGTAATTGGGCCCAATGCCGATAACGATCCTGTGCTTTGGGGCAATTATAATGGCAGGCCGGTTAGAACCATCAATATTGTGAGTGGCATCCGCGCTAAAATGCCGCCCGATGGCGTGTTGTATGATAAAGCATGCGACCTGGTAGAGAACAAGGTAACACAAAGCTATTTTTCACAATGTTCCTTCAACGGTAAAAAAGGGTTTAAAGCCACGTACTGGAACAACCGCGAAATGAAAGGTGATCCGGTTATTACCGAACAAATAGCCAATCCCTTAAAACTAACCACTGCAGGCCAGCATGAATTTGCCTCGGGCGTTCAGCTGGAGAATTTTTCTGCTTTATATGAAACGGAGTTTGTTGCTGCCGGCACCGAAGAGATCGTGTTTAAATGCGGTGCTACCGGTTCCATGCAATTATATGTAAACGGAGAAATGGTAAGAAGGACCAATAACTGGCGCACCCTGCTTTCAAGAGTTCCCTTCAAAGTAGAGAGTGGCAAAAAATATAAAATAGAAGTACGCTTTGCCCAGTTGAACAACTGGCAGGCAAATATTGAATTTGATTTTGGTAAGGAAGTAGACATCGACTTTAGCGGCCTCATCAGTAAACTAAAAGGAATTGATGAAGTGGTATTTGTTGGTGGCCTTTCCACCTTGCTCGAAGGCGAGGAAATGCCCGTATCATACCCCGGGTTTAAAGGCGGCGATCGTACCGATATTCAATTGCCCGAAGTGCAGCGCAATTGTTTAAAAGCATTAAAAGCCGCAGGAAAAAAGGTAATTTTTGTCAATTGCTCGGGCTCGGCCATCGGGTTTGTGCCTGAAACGGAAAGCTGCGATGCCATTCTGCAGGCCTGGTATGGCGGCGAATCGGGCGGGCAGGCGGTGGCCGATGTACTGTTTGGCGATTACAATCCTTCGGGTAAACTGCCCGTTACCTTTTACAAGGATACCACGCAACTGGCCGGTTTTGAAGATTATTCCCTGAAGGGAAGGACCTACCGCTTTATGAGTGATCCGCTTTTCCCATTTGGTTTCGGTTTAAGTTATACCACCTTCTCAATTGGTACTGCACAACTCAGCAAAACAAACATCAGCAATAGTGAAAGCATTGAGCTATCCATCCCGGTTACCAATACCGGCAAACGCAACGGCACCGAGATTGTACAGGTATATGTACGCAAAACCGGTGATAGCGACGGACCGTTGAAAACTATGCGGGGATTTAAAAGGATAGCCATTCCGGCGGGGAAAACCACAACGGCGGTTATCAACCTGCCGCCTGCAGCCTTTGAGTTTTATGATGAAAAATTCGGGAAAATGACAGTAGCGGCTGGTGAGTATGAGTTGTTATATGGAAACAGTTCGGCAGAGAAAGACCTGAAGACAGTAAAGATCTCCATCAAATAA
- a CDS encoding hybrid sensor histidine kinase/response regulator transcription factor, producing MRKYIYIFLSYLLITYLNTHAQTGQINFTSLSTRDGLLSNSVNAILKDRYGLMWFATDDGLNKFDGTNFTVYRYIPGDSTSLRTNEVLALHEDRSGNLWIGTSGGGLSLYDRKKDQFVHYPVRTGTPTLSGSDVIRGICSDYRGRIWIAQYAGLYMLDPETQTISKQQLRDEAGRPVKTTLLSIYEDSKQRLWIVSDNGLFLYNVQTNRFRLYENIKTDPSSLPTNKIKAVTEDKWGNIWVGTTTGLSRLKPDGSGFIHNRYLHGTEINYLAGDGQGFLWIGSFSGLYVYNIQADSCAVFTHENRNHQSLSSNAVRCIYIDKHGIYWVGTYQGGVCKYDKNLNLFNLTLNSSFQENRTNTAVIMALAENKNGQVLLGTNGNGLYAYDHTKEQVYPVSLPLKNIPANSLSVLALQPTRNNKLYIGTFARGVIITDLQTGAYKQFLKGPGPNDLTSNDIFSLFEDSKGNVWIGTNGDGIIVMKNERVIARYFPLGNGVTRLPINGYIRAFEEDADGNIWIGTHGGGIAVFEPATGKWTIYTQENSQLPSNKIHCLHRDSKGKMWIGTFSGLAAFDANKHLFTFFSEKDGLQNTMVYEIVEDATGKLWLSTNTGISRFDTETKSFRNFTHLNGLQNSNFIRGVGLRLTDGELLFGGWDGFNHFYPDRLTVNRNVPQVILTDLKISNKLVAAANDAPIKEHISIASEIHLNYKQNFALGFVALNYTIPKQNHYAYKLDGFDKDWNYVGAANMASYTNLDPGEYTFRVKASNNDGIWSTKDTTISIFVKPPFWRTTYAYIFYALAIATLLLYSRYRGITRLRKKFALEQERQEVKRIQELDRMKLKFLTNLSHDFRTPISLIMGPVDQLIEGEGNAGKLEKLSMIRRNARRLLNLVNQLLDFRKLEEHELKLQVSKGEFVSFLKEVSESFRDMSERKHIRFTFKTCIDRLDAYFDGDKMERILFNLLSNAFKFTLAGGQITVDLQKAESSDDQEYTWVYINVTDTGIGIPRDKKDMIFDRFFQNDTSTAILNQGTGIGLSITKEFIRLHGGNIRVESEPGKGCAFTIQVPLKRAHETVIAEQPVMKSEPEFVNNALNGSSHTQEDNPMNDALSVLLVEDNDDFRFYLKDNLRDKYKVIEAANGKEGWQKALSTHPQLIVSDISMPEMDGIELIKKIKSDKRTSHIPVILLTAMTGQEQQLKGLETGANDYITKPFNFEVLNAKIKNLLHLKNTMQSTYTKQIKIQAAEPVIESADEKLLTEIATYLEDNLTNPQLSVESLSKQCRMSRSTLYAKLLELTGQTPVEYIRSFRLNKAALLMEKSTMTISEISYQVGFTTSNYFAKSFKGQYNMLPSEYIAKFRKATPNDNS from the coding sequence ATGCGAAAATATATTTATATATTTTTAAGTTACCTGTTAATCACTTACCTCAATACCCACGCCCAAACCGGGCAAATCAATTTTACTTCGCTTTCTACCCGGGACGGTTTGTTATCCAATTCGGTGAATGCTATTTTAAAAGACCGCTATGGGCTTATGTGGTTTGCCACTGATGACGGTTTGAATAAATTTGATGGGACCAATTTTACAGTATACCGCTATATTCCGGGCGACAGCACCAGCCTGCGCACCAACGAAGTGCTTGCCTTACATGAAGACAGATCGGGTAATTTATGGATCGGCACCAGCGGTGGCGGCCTCAGCCTGTACGACCGCAAAAAAGACCAGTTTGTACATTACCCGGTAAGAACGGGAACGCCTACCCTCTCGGGCAGCGATGTGATCCGGGGCATTTGCAGTGATTACCGGGGCAGAATATGGATCGCGCAATATGCAGGATTGTATATGCTTGATCCGGAAACGCAAACCATTTCAAAACAACAGCTGCGCGATGAGGCCGGCCGGCCGGTAAAAACAACCCTGCTTTCTATTTATGAAGACAGTAAACAACGGTTGTGGATCGTAAGCGATAACGGCCTTTTCCTGTATAACGTTCAAACAAACAGGTTCAGGCTGTATGAAAACATCAAAACAGACCCTTCCAGTTTGCCCACCAACAAGATAAAAGCTGTTACGGAAGACAAATGGGGTAATATCTGGGTGGGAACTACAACCGGGTTAAGCAGATTGAAGCCGGATGGATCGGGGTTTATTCATAACAGGTATTTACACGGCACCGAAATTAATTATTTAGCCGGCGACGGCCAGGGCTTTTTATGGATAGGCAGCTTCAGCGGGTTGTACGTTTACAATATACAGGCGGATAGCTGCGCTGTTTTTACCCATGAGAACCGCAACCATCAAAGTTTAAGCAGCAATGCAGTGCGGTGTATATATATAGATAAACACGGCATTTATTGGGTGGGCACTTACCAGGGCGGTGTTTGCAAATATGACAAAAACCTGAACCTGTTCAACCTTACATTAAATAGCAGTTTCCAGGAAAACAGGACCAATACCGCCGTTATTATGGCCCTGGCCGAAAATAAGAACGGCCAGGTGTTGCTGGGAACAAATGGCAACGGTTTATATGCATACGATCATACAAAAGAACAGGTTTATCCTGTGAGCCTTCCGCTGAAAAACATCCCGGCCAATTCCCTGTCGGTGCTGGCGCTGCAGCCAACGCGAAACAATAAATTATATATTGGCACTTTTGCCCGGGGCGTGATCATTACCGACCTGCAGACAGGCGCCTATAAACAATTTTTAAAAGGGCCGGGCCCCAACGATCTTACCAGTAACGACATTTTCAGTTTATTTGAAGACAGTAAAGGCAATGTGTGGATAGGCACCAATGGTGATGGAATTATTGTAATGAAGAATGAGCGGGTAATTGCCCGGTATTTTCCACTGGGCAACGGGGTAACGCGGCTGCCCATTAATGGTTATATCAGGGCCTTTGAGGAAGACGCCGATGGCAATATCTGGATTGGCACCCATGGCGGCGGTATTGCAGTATTTGAACCCGCAACTGGTAAATGGACTATTTACACCCAGGAGAACAGCCAGTTACCGAGCAATAAAATACACTGTCTGCACCGCGATAGCAAAGGAAAAATGTGGATCGGTACGTTTAGCGGGCTGGCTGCCTTTGATGCGAACAAACACCTGTTCACCTTTTTCTCAGAAAAAGACGGACTGCAAAACACCATGGTGTATGAAATTGTGGAGGACGCAACAGGTAAATTATGGTTATCTACCAATACCGGTATAAGCAGGTTTGACACGGAAACAAAAAGTTTCCGCAACTTCACTCACCTGAACGGCCTTCAGAATTCGAATTTCATTCGCGGTGTTGGCCTGCGCTTAACAGATGGCGAATTGCTTTTTGGCGGTTGGGATGGGTTCAATCATTTTTATCCCGACCGGCTTACGGTTAACCGCAATGTGCCGCAGGTAATTTTAACCGATCTGAAGATCTCCAACAAATTGGTTGCGGCCGCCAACGATGCCCCCATTAAAGAGCATATTTCAATAGCCAGCGAAATACACCTGAATTACAAACAAAATTTTGCGCTGGGTTTTGTAGCCCTCAACTATACCATTCCCAAGCAAAACCACTACGCTTATAAACTGGATGGCTTTGATAAAGACTGGAACTATGTAGGCGCCGCCAACATGGCCTCTTATACCAACCTTGACCCCGGTGAATATACTTTCAGGGTAAAGGCCAGCAACAATGATGGCATCTGGAGCACAAAAGACACTACTATAAGCATATTTGTAAAACCGCCTTTCTGGCGCACCACTTATGCCTATATATTTTATGCACTTGCCATTGCCACCTTGCTCCTGTACAGCAGGTACAGAGGTATAACCAGGTTAAGAAAGAAGTTCGCTTTGGAACAGGAACGGCAGGAAGTTAAACGGATACAGGAACTGGACCGGATGAAGCTGAAATTCCTCACCAACCTGAGTCATGATTTCAGAACGCCCATCTCATTGATCATGGGGCCGGTAGACCAATTGATCGAAGGTGAAGGAAACGCCGGAAAATTGGAAAAACTAAGTATGATCAGGCGGAATGCGAGAAGGCTGCTGAACCTGGTGAATCAATTGCTCGACTTCAGAAAGCTGGAAGAGCATGAATTGAAATTACAGGTATCGAAAGGCGAGTTTGTTTCCTTTTTAAAGGAAGTGTCGGAATCTTTCAGGGATATGTCGGAAAGAAAACATATCCGGTTCACCTTCAAAACCTGCATCGACCGGCTGGATGCTTATTTTGACGGGGATAAAATGGAACGGATCCTTTTCAATTTATTATCCAATGCTTTCAAATTTACTTTAGCCGGCGGCCAGATCACTGTTGACCTCCAGAAGGCAGAAAGCTCGGATGACCAGGAATATACCTGGGTTTACATCAATGTAACAGATACGGGCATTGGCATTCCCAGGGATAAAAAAGATATGATCTTTGACCGTTTTTTTCAAAACGACACCAGCACAGCTATACTTAACCAGGGCACCGGCATTGGGTTGTCCATCACGAAAGAGTTCATCCGGTTGCATGGCGGGAACATAAGGGTAGAAAGCGAGCCGGGAAAAGGATGTGCCTTCACTATACAGGTGCCGCTTAAACGCGCCCATGAAACCGTTATTGCCGAACAACCGGTGATGAAATCAGAACCGGAGTTTGTAAACAATGCCCTGAACGGTTCATCCCACACGCAGGAAGATAACCCCATGAACGATGCGCTTTCGGTACTGCTGGTGGAGGACAATGATGATTTCAGGTTTTACCTGAAAGACAACCTCCGGGATAAATATAAAGTAATAGAGGCCGCGAACGGCAAAGAAGGATGGCAAAAAGCATTATCCACCCATCCGCAACTGATCGTAAGCGATATAAGTATGCCTGAAATGGATGGAATAGAACTTATTAAAAAGATAAAATCCGATAAAAGAACGAGTCATATCCCGGTGATCCTGCTCACGGCCATGACTGGCCAGGAACAGCAATTGAAAGGACTGGAAACAGGCGCCAATGATTATATTACCAAGCCTTTCAATTTTGAAGTATTAAATGCCAAAATAAAGAACCTGCTTCATTTAAAGAACACTATGCAAAGCACCTATACGAAGCAGATAAAGATCCAGGCTGCTGAACCGGTAATAGAATCTGCGGATGAAAAACTATTGACTGAAATCGCCACTTATCTTGAAGACAATCTTACCAATCCGCAATTGTCTGTAGAGAGCTTAAGCAAACAGTGCAGGATGAGCAGAAGCACTTTATATGCCAAACTGCTGGAACTGACCGGTCAAACACCGGTAGAATATATCCGTTCTTTCCGTTTGAACAAGGCTGCCTTATTGATGGAAAAAAGCACTATGACCATTTCAGAGATCTCATACCAGGTTGGCTTTACCACCTCTAATTATTTTGCCAAATCGTTCAAAGGCCAATATAACATGCTGCCTTCGGAATACATTGCAAAATTCAGGAAAGCAACCCCCAACGATAACAGTTAA
- a CDS encoding endo-1,4-beta-xylanase: MKKIISFVIIITTISCAPRQIQAQQEQSIPSLKETFKNDFLIGTAINPAQIEEKDPAAARLIPMQFNAVTPENSMKAAFIHPGWDQYNFTLADQLVEYGKKHHIKITAHTLIWHSQLPGFVRGMKNPDSLRQYFTNHITTLASRYDGKVFSWDVVNEALDDNGSLRQSIFLQQLGEDYIVEAFRLAQQAAPHTELYYNDYNIEQPKKRAGAIALIKKIKKAGVRIDGVGIQGHWRASHIPLAEIEQSILDFSALGVKVMFTELDLSVLPNPWDRDNADVSATADNSTAKDPYPNGLPDSMQTVLAKGYEDLFNLFVKHKDKISRVTFWGVNDGQSWLNNFPVRGRTNYPLLFDRAFNAKPAFYSVIATGKERTAAK, encoded by the coding sequence ATGAAAAAAATCATTTCCTTCGTAATTATTATCACTACCATTTCCTGTGCGCCCCGCCAAATCCAGGCACAACAGGAACAGTCCATCCCTTCGCTGAAAGAAACATTTAAAAACGACTTTTTGATAGGTACTGCAATAAACCCCGCACAGATCGAGGAAAAAGACCCGGCTGCCGCCCGGTTGATACCCATGCAATTCAACGCCGTGACCCCTGAAAACAGCATGAAAGCGGCCTTTATTCACCCGGGTTGGGACCAATACAATTTCACGCTGGCCGACCAACTGGTTGAATACGGTAAAAAGCACCATATCAAAATAACTGCGCATACACTTATCTGGCACAGCCAGTTGCCCGGCTTTGTAAGAGGCATGAAAAATCCTGATTCGCTCAGGCAATATTTTACCAATCACATAACCACCCTCGCCAGCCGGTACGACGGGAAAGTATTTTCCTGGGATGTTGTAAATGAAGCGCTGGATGATAATGGCTCCCTGCGCCAATCGATCTTCCTGCAGCAACTGGGCGAAGATTATATAGTGGAAGCTTTCCGTTTGGCGCAGCAGGCCGCCCCTCATACTGAATTATATTATAACGACTATAACATAGAACAACCCAAAAAAAGAGCCGGGGCCATTGCGCTCATCAAAAAGATCAAAAAAGCAGGCGTTCGCATCGATGGTGTCGGCATCCAGGGGCATTGGCGCGCTTCGCACATTCCATTGGCTGAAATAGAACAAAGTATTCTTGACTTTTCAGCGCTTGGCGTGAAAGTGATGTTCACCGAGCTGGACCTGAGTGTACTGCCCAACCCATGGGACAGGGATAATGCTGATGTAAGCGCCACGGCCGATAACAGCACTGCCAAAGATCCCTACCCTAACGGCCTGCCCGATTCCATGCAAACAGTATTGGCCAAAGGTTATGAAGACCTGTTTAATTTATTTGTGAAACACAAAGACAAGATCAGCCGCGTTACCTTCTGGGGGGTGAATGATGGTCAATCGTGGTTAAACAATTTTCCGGTGCGTGGCCGAACCAATTATCCGTTGCTGTTCGACCGCGCGTTCAATGCCAAACCGGCCTTTTATTCGGTGATAGCAACCGGGAAAGAGAGAACTGCTGCAAAGTAA